One genomic region from Leptospira montravelensis encodes:
- a CDS encoding NADase-type glycan-binding domain-containing protein, producing the protein MSLNHSIYFSNIPFLRIFFRIISPLILILVFLVQCKGSEKQLDYLRTQSVGQVSPEEPWKYSPEFALDTKTTSAFCANAKEVDSGFTLYLQSYSQFSALQILNGFHRSAVDLKSNDAVRKLRITTFDMETEDLKSKLKIKSTMDLELNKPKFGKSGFQVLDLDSTFQGNVIRVEILETYGLGSTGRVCISELQFGEIKKDSFVAYPWVSFDKIKRTIEQFGKAERHYAGFRQLVLANEKGTILFYDQGTILPVFFKADQTFSFSEMYGEGDPLGFLPSIVGTYTILQSSEEGLELNLSYYDGGGIERNISWIFKRAEVGDEDYENFKTKLGTRFSEVFNPKTHYLLVLKEKESGRTFYHYELPKPK; encoded by the coding sequence ATGAGTCTGAACCACTCCATTTATTTTTCTAACATTCCTTTCCTAAGAATTTTCTTTAGAATCATTTCTCCATTAATATTAATTTTAGTTTTCCTTGTCCAATGTAAAGGATCAGAAAAACAATTGGATTACCTTAGGACACAAAGTGTAGGACAGGTTAGTCCGGAAGAACCTTGGAAATACAGTCCCGAATTCGCATTAGATACCAAAACAACCTCCGCTTTTTGTGCGAATGCAAAAGAGGTAGATTCTGGGTTTACACTCTATTTACAATCTTATTCGCAGTTCTCCGCCTTACAGATACTCAATGGATTTCACAGATCTGCGGTTGACTTAAAATCAAATGATGCTGTTAGAAAACTTCGAATCACAACTTTCGATATGGAAACGGAAGATTTAAAGTCCAAACTAAAAATCAAATCAACAATGGATTTGGAACTGAACAAACCCAAATTTGGAAAATCGGGGTTTCAAGTTTTGGATTTGGATTCCACGTTTCAGGGAAATGTGATTCGTGTGGAAATTTTAGAAACCTATGGTTTGGGTTCTACCGGACGCGTTTGTATTTCAGAACTACAATTTGGAGAAATAAAGAAAGATAGTTTTGTAGCCTATCCTTGGGTCTCTTTTGACAAAATCAAAAGAACGATTGAACAATTTGGGAAAGCGGAAAGGCATTATGCAGGTTTTCGGCAGCTAGTATTGGCTAATGAAAAAGGGACCATATTATTTTATGACCAAGGAACCATCCTTCCGGTTTTTTTTAAAGCAGACCAAACTTTTAGTTTTTCAGAAATGTATGGAGAAGGAGATCCCTTGGGATTTTTACCTTCTATTGTGGGAACTTATACCATCCTCCAGTCTTCCGAAGAAGGATTGGAACTCAATTTAAGTTATTACGATGGAGGAGGGATTGAAAGAAATATTTCCTGGATTTTCAAACGCGCCGAAGTTGGTGATGAAGATTATGAGAATTTTAAAACCAAATTGGGGACTCGGTTTTCTGAAGTGTTTAATCCTAAAACTCATTACCTTCTTGTTTTAAAAGAAAAGGAATCAGGAAGAACTTTTTATCATTATGAACTTCCAAAACCTAAATAG